Proteins encoded within one genomic window of Oryza brachyantha chromosome 7, ObraRS2, whole genome shotgun sequence:
- the LOC102713100 gene encoding CMP-sialic acid transporter 2 gives MEYRRVKDQESYDALSQKDIESPVERSLSSTSATSSLSTAGASKGKNSWKLKSIVTLLLTLLTSSQAILIVWSKRAGKYEYSVTTANFSVEALKCLLSLIALYRTWNSQGVTEDNRLSTSFDEVSVYPIPAILYMVKNLLQYYIFAYVDAPAYQILKNLNIISTGVLYRIILKKKLSEIQWAAFILLCAGCTTAQLNPSSDHVLQTPIQGWMMAIVMALLSGFAGVYTEAIIKKRPSRNINVQNFWLYIFGMLFNLVAICVQDFDAVMNKGFFHGYSFITVLMILNHALSGIAVSMVMKYADNIVKVYSTSVSMLLTAVVSVFLFGFHLSLAFFLGSTVVSVSVYLHSVGKPQPQK, from the exons atggagtACAGGAGAGTGAAGGACCAG GAAAGTTATGATGCTCTATCTCAGAAAGACATAGAAAGCCCTGTTGAGAGGTCTCTTTCTAGCA CTTCAGCAACCTCCAGTCTTAGCACTGCAGGAGCTTCAAAGGGCAAGAATAGTTGGAAGTTAAA GTCTATTGTCACGCTTTTGTTGACGCTACTAACAAGTTCTCAGGCAATACTAATCGTGTGGTCAAAAAGAGCtggaaaatatgaatatagtGTCACTACAGCAAATTTTTCG GTGGAAGCTTTAAAATGTCTGTTGTCTCTCATAGCCCTGTACAGAACATGGAACAGTCAGGGTGTTACAGAAGATAATAG GTTAAGTACATCGTTTGATGAAGTTAGTGTGTATCCTATTCCTGCCATACTTTACATGGTAAAGAATTTACTGCAG TATTACATCTTTGCATATGTGGATGCACCAGCTTATCAAATCCTGAAGAACCTGAACATTATTAGCACGGGTGTGTTATACCGCATCATTCTAAAGAAAAA GTTAAGTGAAATTCAGTGGGCTGCATTTATTCTTTTATGTGCTGGTTGCACTACAGCCCAGTTGAACCCCTC GTCAGATCATGTTCTCCAAACCCCTATTCAAGGTTGGATGATGGCAATT GTGATGGCTCTTCTAAGTGGTTTTGCAGGGGTATACACAGAA GCAATCATCAAGAAACGTCCTTCAAGAAACATTAATGTGCAGAATTTTTGGCTGTACATTTTTGGAATGCTCTTCAATTTAGTTGCAATTTGTGTGCAGGACTTTGATGCTGTGATGAATAA AGGCTTTTTTCATGGCTACTCGTTCATTACTGTATTGATGATTCTTAATCATGCACTCAG TGGCATTGCTGTATCAATGGTGATGAAATATGCTGACAATATTGTCAAG GTGTACTCAACTTCAGTTTCCATGCTTCTGACGGCGGTTGtatctgtttttttgtttggcttCCATCTATCCCTTGCTTTCTTCCTCGGATCTAC GGTTGTTTCCGTCTCCGTATATCTGCATTCTGTTGGGAAGCCCCAACCACAGAAATGA
- the LOC102703990 gene encoding glutamyl-tRNA reductase-binding protein, chloroplastic: MKPLLLTPAARLAAARLRHLQSCRHRAVHAHAASSYSGGSNRASFPLRSSGRGFRGGRLVASSSSSSQMAAPADAPGGSADAFEVIRAHQEKAARLPPVEEIRTILDRSVRGVLATHSQEHVGYPSGSMVDFACDQDGSPIVAVSSLAIHSKNLSGSPKCSLLVAKDPEDRTDTVITVYGDATPVSDQDKDAVRSAYLRRHPEAFWVDFGDFRFLHIKPKAVRYVSGVATAILGSGEFTATEFKEAKVDPISQFSTPITSHMNKDHSDDTKLIVQHSTTVKVDFAYMLDVDSLGFNVKAGYDGSVLKLRIPFPRRAQDRKGVKALIVEMLQAAKASSSSAE, translated from the exons ATGAAGCCCTTGCTGCTCACGCCGgccgcgcggctcgcggccgCGCGACTGCGACACCTACAAAGCTGCCGCCACCGTGCCGTCCATGCgcacgccgcctcctcctacTCGGGCGGCTCCAACCGCGCCTCGTTCCCTCTCCGCAGTTCCGGCCGCGGtttccgcggcggccgcctcgtcgcatcctcctcctcctcctcccag ATGGCGGCGCCTGCCGATGCACCGGGCGGATCCGCGGACGCGTTCGAGGTGATCCGCGCTCACCAG GAAAAAGCTGCTCGACTTCCTCCAGTTGAAGAAATACGGACCATTCTAGACCGAAGTGTTAGGGGTGTCCTTGCCACCCATTCTCAG GAGCATGTTGGCTATCCATCTGGCTCAATGGTCGATTTTGCATGTGATCAGGATGGTTCCCCCATAGTAGCAGTTAGTAGTTTAGCCATTCACTCGAAG AATCTCTCTGGAAGTCCTAAATGTTCGCTTCTGGTTGCCAAAGATCCTGAGGACAGAACAGATACTGTAATTACTGTATACGGTGATGCCACGCCT GTTTCGGACCAAGACAAGGACGCAGTGCGAAGTGCATACTTGCGACGACATCCCGAGGCATTTTGG GTTGATTTTGGTGATTTTCGTTTTCTTCACATCAAGCCAAAAGCTGTGCGCTATGTGTCTGGGGTTGCGACCGCTATCCTTGGTTCTGGAG AATTCACTGCTACTGAGTTCAAGGAAGCAAAAGTTGACCCAATATCTCAATTCTCAACCCCTATTACG AGCCACATGAATAAGGATCATTCTGATGATACAAAGCTCATTGTGCAACATTCAACCACTGTCAAG GTGGACTTTGCTTACATGCTTGATGTGGATAGTCTTGGTTTCAATGTGAAG GCTGGTTATGATGGAAGTGTTTTGAAGCTGCGAATCCCCTTCCCTAGGCGTGCACAGGACAGGAA GGGTGTTAAGGCACTTATTGTGGAAATGCTCCAAGCTGCAaaagcctcctcctcctctgctgaATGA
- the LOC102704268 gene encoding probable leucine-rich repeat receptor-like protein kinase At1g68400, translated as MAHFHHCSSSSFLLLFLFLYLLTWCVRGEVANGGHQDLPPLLSFRAYNPGAAALESWVGGNPCSGQWIGVRCSRGRVVGVFLDNASLVGSVAPLLELAQLSVLTVRRNSLSGRLPPLDNSTSPRLRHLLVSHNRLSGGLTLSLPSLVTLRAEHNSFHGGLRALSVPMARSFNVSRNKLDGEISGELSRFPSSSFGGNLALCGQPLPRCVHAYNALGDSGTNASTSVSQSPSAAAMDTSGGGSLSSSNGGLSKLSVTALMATGIGNAVLILISVTISVAMFVYVRRKLRCRKDASDAALSFEEEEKVRNGEEKAQKSGGGGLVCFEGGEELRLESLLKASAEVLGKGVSGSTYKAVLEDGIVVAVKRLSALQFPGRSKAFDRHMRLAGRLRHRHVVSLRGYCNSNGERLLVYDYLPNGSLQSLLHGGNGGGGGARSLDWAARKAILFGAAQGLNYIHTFPARPSLVHANVKPSNILLDEHGAACVSECGVMRYAANIQQSIPQPPRCPPELFLDRACGGGGGGWHGYAAPELASGAAGARATQESDVYSFGMVLLEVVTADKATDGGSGGDGGEEETMGWVKIGMLCTAEAPEERPRMAQVLAMMGELV; from the exons ATGGCACATTTCCACCATTGCAGCTCCAGCTCGTTCTTGCTGCTGTTCCTCTTCCTCTACCTCCTCACATGGTGCGTGCGTGGAGAGGTCGCCAATGGCGGCCACCAGGAcctgcctcctctcctctccttcagGGCGTACAACccaggcgccgccgcgctggagAGCTGGGTCGGGGGCAACCCGTGCTCCGGGCAATGGATCGGCGTCAGGTGCAGCAGGGGCAGGGTGGTCGGGGTGTTCTTGGACAACGCCTCGCTGGTGGGCAGCGTGGCTCCTCTCCTCGAGCTCGCGCAGCTCAGCGTGCTCACCGTCAGGAGGAACTCCCTGTCgggtcgtcttcctcctctggACAACTCCACCAGCCCGAGGCTGAGGCACCTGCTGGTGTCCCACAACCGCCTCAGTGGAGGCCTCACCCTGTCGCTGCCTTCTCTCGTCACTCTGAGGGCCGAGCACAACAGCTTCCATGGCGGGCTGCGAGCTCTGAGCGTCCCAATGGCGAGGAGCTTCAACGTGTCGAGGAACAAGCTGGATGGGGAGATCTCCGGCGAGCTGTCCAGGTTTCCAAGCTCGTCTTTTGGCGGGAACCTTGCTCTCTGCGGCCAGCCTCTCCCGAGATGTGTTCATGCTTACAATGCATTAGGAGATAGTGGCACGAATGCCAGCACTAGTGTCAGCCAATCTCCTTCTGCAGCAGCAATGGACactagtggtggtggtagtcTTTCTTCTAGTAATGGAGGACTGAGTAAGCTCAGTGTGACGGCGCTCATGGCGACCGGCATTGGCAACGCGGTGCTCATCTTGATCTCGGTGACTATCTCTGTAGCCATGTTTGTTTACGTGAGAAGAAAGCTTCGGTGCCGCAAGGATGCGTCCGATGCTGCATTGAGCtttgaggaggaagagaaggtGAGGAATGGAGAGGAGAAGGCGCagaagagcggcggcggcggactcgtcTGCTtcgagggcggcgaggagctgaGGCTGGAGAGCCTGCTCAAGGCGTCGGCGGAGGTGCTCGGCAAGGGCGTGTCCGGGAGCACGTACAAGGCGGTCCTGGAGGACGGCATCGTGGTGGCCGTCAAGCGCCTGAGCGCGCTGCAGTTCCCCGGCCGGAGCAAGGCGTTCGACCGCCACATGCGGCTCGCCGGTCGgctgcgccaccgccacgtCGTGAGCCTCAGGGGGTACTGCAACTCCAACGGCGAGAGGCTGCTCGTCTACGACTACCTCCCCAACGGCAGCCTCCAGTCCCTCCTGCACGGCGGCAACG gaggcggcggcggcgcgaggagccTGGACTGGGCGGCGAGGAAGGCCATCCTGTTCGGCGCGGCGCAGGGGCTCAACTACATCCACACGTTCCCGGCGCGGCCGTCGCTGGTGCACGCGAACGTGAAGCCGTCGAACATCCTCCTGGACGAGCACGGCGCGGCGTGTGTCTCCGAGTGCGGCGTCATGCGCTACGCCGCCAACATCCAGCAGTCCAtcccgcagccgccgcggtGCCCGCCGGAGCTGTTCCTGGACcgggcgtgcggcggcggaggaggaggctggcaCGGGTAcgcggcgccggagctggcGTCcggggccgccggcgcgcgcgcgacgcAGGAGTCcgacgtgtacagcttcggGATGGTGCTCCTGGAGGTGGTGACCGCCGACAAGGCCACGGACGGCGGCAGTGGCGGGGatggcggggaggaggagacgatGGGGTGGGTCAAGATCGGCATGCTGTGCACCGCCGAGGCGCCGGAGGAGAGGCCCAGGATGGCGCAGGTGCTCGCCATGATGGGCGAGCTCGTGTGA
- the LOC102712828 gene encoding uncharacterized protein LOC102712828 has product MAAARGCVVALVAAAALLLLLACCAEGAAAAAGNAERSLHRRRRQLLRQRQVHNHLRRVNKVPLASIESPDGDIIDCVHISNQPAFDHPFLKNHTIQMRPAYHPEGLYDESKVASQQNTQTITQMWHKNGVCPENTVPIRRTKKEDVLRASSIRRYGKKRHRSTPNPMSVDPDMLNESGHQHAIAYVEGDKYYGAKATINVWQPRIEQANEFSLSQLWILGGSFGQDLNSIEAGWQVSPDLYGDNNTRLFTYWTSDAYQATGCYNLLCSGFIQINNQIAMGASIFPLSNYGGSQYDINILVWKDPKEGNWWLQFGNDYVLGYWPSFLFSYLADSASMIEWGGEVVNSEPDGSHTSTQMGSGHFPEEGFGKSSYFKNIQVVDSSNNLRAPSGVGSFTEQSNCYDVQNGNNGDWGTYFYYGGPGKNANCP; this is encoded by the exons ATGGCTGCGGCGCGCGGGTGCGTGGTAgcgctggtggcggcggcggcgctcctcctcctcctagccTGCTGCGCcgagggagcggcggcggcggcggggaatgCCGAGCGGTCgctgcaccggcggcggcggcagctgctGCGGCAGCGGCAGGTGCACAACCACCTCAGGCGGGTCAACAAGGTGCCGCTCGCCAGCATCGAG AGTCCAGATGGAGACATCATAGACTGTGTGCACATCTCCAACCAGCCTGCCTTTGATCACCCTTTCCTCAAGAACCACACTATCCAG ATGAGGCCTGCTTACCACCCAGAAGGCCTGTATGATGAGTCTAAGGTTGCATCACAGCAGAACACCCAGACAATCACCCAAATGTGGCATAAGAATGGAGTGTGCCCAGAGAACACCGTTCCAATCAGGAGAACCAAGAAGGAGGATGTGCTGAGGGCCAGCTCCATCAGGAGATATGGCAAGAAGAGGCACAGGAGCACCCCAAACCCCATGTCTGTCGACCCTGATATGCTCAACGAGAGTGGCCACCAG CATGCAATAGCATATGTGGAGGGGGATAAGTACTATGGAGCTAAGGCCACCATCAATGTGTGGCAGCCAAGAATTGAGCAGGCCAATGAGTTCAGCCTGTCCCAGCTCTGGATCTTGGGTGGTTCGTTTGGACAGGACCTTAACAGCATTGAAGCAGGATGGCAG GTTAGCCCAGATCTGTATGGGGACAACAACACTAGACTCTTCACCTACTGGACT AGCGATGCTTATCAGGCAACAGGATGCTACAACCTACTGTGCTCAGGGTTCATACAGATAAACAATCAGATAGCCATGGGCGCCAGCATCTTCCCACTCTCCAACTATGGTGGTTCCCAGTATGATATCAATATTTTGGTCTGGAAg GACCCAAAGGAGGGGAATTGGTGGTTGCAGTTTGGTAATGACTATGTTTTGGGCTACTGGCCGTCCTTCCTCTTCTCCTACTTGGCAGACAGCGCCTCCATGATAGAGTGGGGTGGTGAGGTGGTGAACTCTGAGCCTGATGGCAGCCACACCTCCACACAAATGGGCAGTGGCCACTTCCCTGAGGAAGGGTTTGGCAAGTCCAGCTACTTCAAAAACATACAAGTGGTGGATTCATCAAACAATCTCAGGGCACCAAGTGGTGTTGGGTCATTCACTGAGCAATCCAACTGCTATGATGTGCAGAATGGCAACAATGGTGACTGGGGCACATACTTCTACTATGGAGGGCCAGGGAAAAACGCAAACTGTCCATAG